The following proteins are co-located in the Rhodospirillales bacterium genome:
- a CDS encoding methyltransferase domain-containing protein, protein MTAVGAAEITRDTLLGGRVRLAQPKRGLRAAIDPVLLAAAVPARAGEQAFEAGSGTGAAALCLAWRVPGVRVSGIELDPALVRLADDNARANGMDDRVRFFAGDLFALPSELAGKKFNHVFANPPFLEAGSGTLSPDPARRRATAEGAGGLAAWVAACCDRLAPGGTLTLIHRADRLDALVAALSEHAGGIVIFPLWAGEGKPAKRIIVAAREGAAEPTVTRPGLVLHRRGGGYTSEAEAILREGRALPMS, encoded by the coding sequence GTGACCGCCGTCGGCGCGGCGGAAATTACCCGCGACACGCTGCTCGGCGGGCGGGTGCGGCTCGCGCAGCCGAAGCGGGGTTTGCGCGCGGCGATCGACCCGGTGCTGCTCGCGGCCGCGGTGCCGGCGCGCGCGGGCGAGCAGGCGTTCGAGGCCGGATCCGGCACCGGCGCCGCCGCGCTTTGCCTCGCCTGGCGCGTGCCGGGCGTCCGCGTGAGCGGAATCGAGCTCGATCCGGCGCTCGTCCGGCTCGCCGACGACAACGCGCGCGCGAACGGCATGGACGATCGCGTGCGCTTTTTCGCGGGAGACCTGTTCGCGCTACCGTCCGAACTGGCGGGGAAAAAATTCAATCACGTTTTCGCCAACCCGCCGTTCCTGGAGGCGGGCTCGGGCACGCTTTCGCCCGATCCGGCGCGCCGCCGCGCGACGGCGGAAGGCGCTGGCGGGCTCGCGGCATGGGTCGCGGCGTGCTGCGATCGGCTCGCGCCTGGCGGCACGCTTACGCTCATCCACCGCGCCGATCGGCTGGATGCGCTGGTCGCGGCGCTGTCGGAGCACGCGGGCGGGATCGTGATCTTTCCGTTGTGGGCGGGCGAAGGAAAGCCGGCCAAGCGTATCATCGTCGCCGCGCGCGAAGGCGCGGCCGAACCGACCGTGACCCGCCCCGGCCTGGTGCTGCATCGCCGGGGCGGCGGCTACACGTCCGAGGCCGAGGCGATCTTGCGCGAGGGCCGCGCGCTCCCCATGTCATAA
- a CDS encoding DUF2007 domain-containing protein, whose amino-acid sequence MIELVRSNDLVFLSWLLAALRQEGIEALVLDAHASAADGSISAIPRRVVVDEADAGAARRVLELADAIGREGGP is encoded by the coding sequence ATGATCGAGTTGGTACGCAGCAACGACCTGGTGTTTTTGTCCTGGCTTCTTGCCGCGTTGCGGCAGGAAGGGATCGAGGCCCTCGTGCTTGACGCCCACGCCAGCGCGGCGGACGGGAGCATTTCGGCCATTCCGCGCCGGGTGGTGGTGGATGAGGCCGACGCGGGGGCCGCGCGCCGGGTGCTGGAGCTCGCCGACGCGATCGGCCGGGAGGGCGGACCGTGA
- a CDS encoding polyprenyl synthetase family protein — translation MGVVVNLEEGRERKPSLDGLTRLVADDLKAVNALIVRRMQSPVAMIPQLAGHIVASGGKRIRPMLTLASARMCGYRGERHLALAACVEFIHTATLLHDDVVDDSDLRRGEASANALWGNKASVLVGDFLFSRSFELMVEDGSLDVLAILSRASAVIAEGEVLQLVTANDTATGEPAYLDVIRAKTAQLFAAACRIGAVVANRPRIEAEALDAFGMNLGIAFQLVDDALDYSAKQAVLGKTVGDDFRDGKITLPTILAYRRGDEEERAFWRRTLEDQNQDPSDLDRAIELLNRHGALTDTVERARHYGAIARDALGIFPEGVEKTALLELIDFCIERAY, via the coding sequence TTGGGTGTCGTCGTCAACCTGGAGGAAGGCCGGGAACGCAAGCCGTCGCTGGATGGCCTGACCCGCCTCGTCGCCGACGACCTCAAGGCGGTCAACGCCCTGATCGTGCGCCGGATGCAGAGTCCGGTGGCGATGATCCCGCAGCTGGCCGGGCATATCGTTGCTTCCGGCGGCAAGCGCATCCGTCCCATGCTCACGCTGGCCTCCGCGCGCATGTGCGGCTATCGGGGCGAACGGCACCTCGCGCTCGCGGCGTGCGTCGAATTCATCCACACCGCGACATTGCTCCACGACGACGTGGTCGACGACAGCGACCTGCGCCGGGGCGAAGCCAGCGCCAATGCCCTCTGGGGCAACAAGGCGAGCGTGCTGGTCGGCGATTTCCTGTTCAGCCGTTCGTTCGAGTTGATGGTCGAGGACGGATCGCTCGACGTGCTCGCGATCCTGTCGCGCGCATCCGCCGTGATCGCCGAGGGCGAGGTGCTGCAACTCGTTACCGCCAACGACACCGCCACGGGCGAACCCGCCTATCTCGACGTCATCCGCGCCAAGACGGCGCAGCTGTTCGCCGCCGCCTGCCGCATCGGCGCGGTGGTCGCCAACCGCCCGCGCATCGAGGCCGAGGCGCTCGACGCCTTCGGCATGAACCTCGGCATCGCTTTCCAGCTGGTCGACGACGCGCTCGACTATTCGGCCAAGCAGGCGGTATTGGGCAAAACGGTCGGCGACGATTTCCGCGACGGCAAGATCACGCTCCCCACCATCCTCGCCTATCGCCGCGGCGACGAGGAAGAACGCGCGTTCTGGCGGCGCACCCTTGAAGACCAGAACCAGGATCCAAGCGATCTCGATCGCGCCATCGAACTGCTCAACCGGCACGGCGCGCTTACCGACACGGTCGAACGCGCCCGCCATTACGGCGCCATCGCGCGCGACGCGCTCGGCATCTTCCCGGAGGGGGTGGAAAAGACCGCGCTCCTCGAATTGATCGATTTCTGCATCGAACGGGCGTATTAA
- a CDS encoding decarboxylase: protein MRTPLDLPALALEMKTAQDSARQVAPFTTRLPAFGLSDAYEVAHLIHRARLTEGAKSVGRKIGFTNPDMWSKFGVREPIWAHIYDTTVVRLNDTRATCRLGKFVEPKIEPEIVFGFRAVPRTGAGLVEVLNAIDWVAHGFEIVQSHFPGWKFQAPDTVVDAGLHATLLVGPPRPLSQLGTDVIGALESFTLTLSCGDRHIETAKGSNVLGNPLSAIAHLLSVLANQPDYAALQAGEIVATGTVTTARSVQAGEIWRSEVRGIALPGLTVEFLV from the coding sequence ATGCGAACACCGCTCGACCTTCCTGCACTCGCATTGGAAATGAAAACGGCGCAAGACTCGGCGCGTCAGGTCGCGCCTTTCACGACACGCCTGCCCGCCTTCGGCCTCTCCGACGCCTACGAGGTCGCGCACCTCATTCACCGTGCGCGTCTGACAGAGGGCGCTAAGTCCGTGGGTCGAAAGATCGGGTTCACCAACCCCGATATGTGGTCCAAATTCGGAGTTCGCGAACCGATTTGGGCGCACATCTACGATACGACGGTCGTTCGTCTGAACGACACGCGGGCTACTTGTCGCCTCGGTAAGTTCGTCGAGCCGAAGATCGAACCTGAAATTGTCTTCGGCTTTCGCGCTGTTCCCCGAACCGGCGCGGGGCTTGTCGAGGTTCTGAATGCGATCGATTGGGTGGCACACGGCTTCGAAATCGTGCAATCGCACTTTCCCGGCTGGAAGTTTCAGGCCCCGGACACCGTTGTTGACGCCGGGCTCCACGCCACCTTGTTGGTCGGCCCCCCGCGGCCTTTATCTCAACTCGGCACCGACGTGATCGGCGCGCTTGAGTCCTTCACGCTTACGCTGTCATGCGGCGATCGCCATATCGAAACGGCCAAGGGCTCTAATGTTCTGGGCAATCCATTATCCGCCATAGCCCACCTGTTGTCGGTATTGGCCAACCAACCCGACTACGCCGCATTGCAGGCGGGCGAAATCGTGGCGACCGGCACGGTTACCACCGCGCGGTCGGTTCAGGCGGGCGAAATTTGGCGGTCCGAAGTGCGGGGAATCGCACTTCCTGGTCTCACAGTCGAATTCTTAGTATGA
- a CDS encoding DUF2336 domain-containing protein translates to MTRNALSQDDVVRLLTDPSGEARAVTAAKIAAEFGKGELAPGERKIAEEIFRLMVRDAEVRVREALADNLKRARDVPREVVVALAKDVDRVAEPILKFSEVLTDNDLVEIIRTQGPAKQVAIASRTAVSEKVSASLVETHNEAVVQTLVANEGAAISEKSLQTVIDDFGGREGIQAAMVHRPRLPVTVAERLVTLVSEKLKTELVSRHELPAALATDLLLQSRERAVLGISSEAEEQEVQTLVRQMRAHGRLTPSIVLRAAVMGDITFFEAALAELAGIPLANARALIHDEGKLGLRSLCDKARLPASYFPGIRAALDVFRETSYDGGEQDRERYKRRMIERVLTQYGDLGVVMEADDLDYLLKKMGELPALSASSA, encoded by the coding sequence ATGACCCGCAACGCGCTCAGCCAGGATGACGTCGTCCGCCTGTTGACCGATCCCTCGGGCGAGGCCCGCGCGGTGACCGCGGCCAAGATCGCCGCCGAATTCGGCAAGGGTGAACTGGCGCCGGGGGAACGCAAGATCGCCGAGGAAATCTTCCGCCTGATGGTGCGCGACGCCGAGGTGCGGGTGCGCGAGGCGCTGGCCGATAATCTGAAACGCGCGCGCGACGTGCCGCGCGAAGTGGTGGTGGCGCTCGCCAAGGACGTTGACCGGGTCGCCGAGCCGATCCTCAAGTTTTCCGAGGTTCTGACCGACAACGACTTGGTGGAGATCATCCGCACCCAGGGTCCGGCCAAGCAGGTGGCGATCGCCAGCCGGACGGCGGTGTCGGAGAAGGTCTCCGCGTCCCTGGTCGAAACCCACAACGAAGCGGTGGTGCAAACCCTGGTCGCCAACGAGGGCGCCGCGATTTCGGAAAAGTCCTTGCAAACGGTGATCGACGACTTCGGTGGGCGCGAGGGCATCCAGGCGGCGATGGTGCATCGCCCCAGGCTGCCGGTGACGGTGGCCGAGCGGCTGGTGACGCTGGTGTCGGAAAAACTGAAGACCGAATTGGTGTCGCGCCACGAGCTTCCGGCGGCGCTCGCGACCGATTTGTTGCTGCAAAGCCGCGAGCGCGCGGTGCTCGGCATTTCGAGCGAGGCCGAGGAGCAAGAGGTGCAAACCCTGGTGCGTCAAATGCGCGCGCACGGCCGGCTCACGCCCTCGATCGTGCTGCGCGCGGCGGTCATGGGCGACATCACGTTCTTCGAGGCCGCATTGGCGGAACTTGCCGGCATTCCGCTCGCCAACGCCCGCGCCCTGATTCACGACGAAGGTAAGCTCGGCCTTCGGTCGCTCTGCGACAAGGCGCGATTGCCGGCGTCGTATTTTCCGGGTATTCGCGCCGCCTTGGACGTGTTCCGCGAGACCAGCTACGACGGCGGCGAGCAAGATCGCGAGCGCTATAAACGGCGCATGATCGAGCGGGTGCTGACCCAGTACGGCGATCTCGGCGTGGTGATGGAGGCCGACGACCTCGATTACCTGCTCAAGAAGATGGGCGAGCTGCCGGCGCTGTCGGCAAGCTCGGCCTGA